AGTCAATTTCTTTCATCATCTTATGCAGTTTGGTTGGCAAGAGGCTgcgtttttttattaaacaaattaactTCAAGATGAAAAATTCAGACGTTGATTAAGTATCTACAGTTTATGCACTCAACCATACTTCCATTCTGTTGAGTTTAGAAGTTGGAAAACAGAAATCTCGATAACAGCTTGGTAGAAGATTTGCCTTACTAGACAttatttcaaaaggaaaaaattgcagCTAGCCCTATATGCTACCTTGCAGTCACAATCCAACCACTATCCTTGATTTgcaaaatcataagaaacattTCAAGTTCCTTGTGCGGCGAGATGCTTAAAGATCGGCATATGATTTGAAAAATCGTTAGACAATTGTGGAAAGTTGCAACTGACTCCATGGATAAGGATTGAGGAAGTCAAACTGAAGTTTGCTACTTCTATTTCTTGTCATATGCTTTTGAAACAGTTAAAGATCTCAGGATAATATATTGCTGAATCATTCTTGACTTACCTCCATCCGAGAATAAACACGAACTGAAGAATCTTGTTAGTGAGGTCATTTTGTTCTTGTTGAAGGGGGAGGATGCTCTTGACTTGGTTGTAGGTCACACCGAAAGCAGCTCTACAGAGTACGTCACCTGTCAAATGCTGAAGTTCAGGCCAAACATCCACTTCGCCTGCCAAACTTTGCTTTTTCCATCCCTTAATCATTTCCTCGCAACTTGAACATGTTGCAGTCACTACAAACTGTCATTATTCAACAATTAAAAAGCTAAATGAGTTGAATGTACGAAGttctttataattaattattttaagttccATTAGATATTGCATCTGGTCAGGAATTTGCGAGCAGTAATACCTTCAACTTCTCATAGTGAAAAGCCAGGTTGATGATCTTTCTATGTTTGACCCATTTCTCACCCTCAATCATGATGAGCCCCGATGCTAAGAGATCTCCCATGGCCTTGGGATGTGGCTTTTCAAACTCATTGATCCGTGAAAATATTTCCTTCAACATGTCTGAGTCCACGATGGTCAATGCAGGCGTTGGCCCAAACCATGTAAAGCAAAGCTTCCctgcattaaatatttttttacagaCATAATATATGAAGGTGTCAAATGGCTACCATATTACATATACTACCCATTTCTATATGTCCGGTGCTTGAAGCAGCAGATACATCATAAGTACCCGAGATTTGAAATCCATCTAGCAGATTGATTTGCACgagaaaatgagcaattttgGTAGCCTTCCGACTGTCCGTTACTTCATAGCCGTCATTCAGATTTCATGCGATTTTTCCCAAAAGCAACACTCAATGTTGTAAAATCTCCATTATAGCAGGATTTGGTCGACTTGCTTTCCGTGAATATATCTCGATTAAAGTGTTGAAAAGACACCATAAATATATAATCTGTAGCAGGTTTTTAGCTAAAAATTACAGCTTCTAGTGAGTTGAAATTTCATATTGTTTTGTACCTGGAAAATTAGTTTGTTGAATCATTGATATTATACCTATGGCTAATAAGTTCAACTGTATCTCAAATTTGATGGAATGTGTACCGTATTTCTTGATGGAGCAATGAAAGAAAGGGAGCAAACGGGGAGCAACGTCATTTGAGAAAGGAGTATATCGGTTGAGATTGAGCTTGCTTGCTCATTCTCATGATGTCTCTCAGGTCTTGAAACAGAAGACTGTAAGAGGTTCCATTTAGACCTTACTGTCTCAGACATCTTTCTAGCTTCTTCGGCctcaaccaaaacaaacacAGTAATTTCCATGCACAAGTGAAGAAGGTGATCAGAACAAGGGAGAGGACGACCGAATAAGCTGAGGACAATTCCATACTCAACGCTATAACATATGACACGTTTGTCTAGCTCCTGTGAGAGGAAATAAATAGGACCCTAGGGGAGCAGAAAGACATGGTTGACAAAAGAATCCGTTGACACTTCAGCCAACAGATTTAAGCAACTCTCTCAAGTACACTTCACGACTTTATGGAGACATCTCAACAAACAGCCTGCATGCATGGAGATGAAATCGAAATGATTTTCCATCTAAAATAAGTATTAAGAACGATAATGTCATCACCAATCATCAACTTATAACTCAGATTTTCAATGATTTACACATAGGTTTCATGGACGGAAATTGATCTCAGACTTCTCCAGAACAGGGCACAAAAGAGAGGAATGAAATTACCTTGTCGAGGATGGGTTCTGGGTTGCGCTTATTGATCAAGCTACACGAGTAAGATCTGAAAAACGTCGCCAGTGAGAGTGAGTGTTGGTAATGAAGCTTCCAAACGCGAACGAGTTGCTCTGAATCTTCACGGTTGGAGAATAGGGACAAAACAGAGAATTCCCTGTGTTCTTTCGTAATCGGTGTGGACaaagaagaaagttgatcaataATTTCCAAGATGATTCGCAAGTTTCGGTGATTGATCACTGCTTCACGAGCCATAGACCAGCTAGGCTTGCGGCCATGGACGTGACTAGAGCAACGTTGAAAGGGGTAAGCAACGATGGAGCCTATTGTGAGATCAGTGACAGAGCTAGCCTTGCGGCTGGATCTGGACGAGCAACGACGGAGCCGACCACAAGCGATGATGGAGTTATAGCGTGGGCCGACCGCAAGAGACATTGGAGTGggtggaagaagagaaaattgattttaatttttttttttattccaccCCAGCTGAAACAAATAGGTAAACAGTATAGTTTGGGACCATTAATACTGATTGGGCACACAGGCCGGCCACGTGGGTAGGAAAATTTGATAAacaaaattgccacatcaaatTTTGGGCAACCCATATCTGGTTGGTACTTAagttgtcaattttaaaaaaaaataaacttaacAATTAAGTGATCCTAAAGAACTTTTGGCATCAACTTCTGGCACTTAAAATATCTTTCTATCGACGAATTTTATTTACGTTAGTTATCAAGTCCTAAGAGTAACAATTGATGACTTGTTAGc
This Eucalyptus grandis isolate ANBG69807.140 chromosome 7, ASM1654582v1, whole genome shotgun sequence DNA region includes the following protein-coding sequences:
- the LOC120295832 gene encoding cytochrome P450 72A68-like, with the translated sequence MLKEIFSRINEFEKPHPKAMGDLLASGLIMIEGEKWVKHRKIINLAFHYEKLKFVVTATCSSCEEMIKGWKKQSLAGEVDVWPELQHLTGDVLCRAAFGVTYNQVKSILPLQQEQNDLTNKILQFVFILGWSLLPTKLHKMMKEIDYKVKGLLEDMVTKREKAMKEGEVDGDDLLGLMLKSNMKEIEYGHQKGM